The following nucleotide sequence is from bacterium.
TCGAGCCTTGCGTTTAGCTGCCTGCGCCCGCGCTGTCTTCCGAAGCTCTGCCCACGCCTTCTTGTCCATGACGCCGGCGTCACCGCTTTCAAGACCTTCGAGTAGCAGCAGGTCAAGCCGCCGCTCACGCTCCTCTACGAGGTCTTTCCGCACTAGCTGT
It contains:
- a CDS encoding ribbon-helix-helix protein, CopG family; the protein is MATSLNISLPEDLREAIDEQCDRGGFATPSEYIRQLVRKDLVEERERRLDLLLLEGLESGDAGVMDKKAWAELRKTARAQAAKRKAR